A genome region from Arachis duranensis cultivar V14167 chromosome 6, aradu.V14167.gnm2.J7QH, whole genome shotgun sequence includes the following:
- the LOC110273034 gene encoding uncharacterized protein LOC110273034, translating to MSTHLKAQNLWNFFEPGLQEGADAAQQRRDQLALSQIHQGVDYTVFGKIANAKSAKEAWNTLKLSYKGVDKAQKAKLQSLRREYERYEMSSSETVEQYFTRVTDLVNKMRVYGEYMSNSKVVKKILRTMPMKYDHVVTTILESHDMDTMTIAELQGTMESHISRILEKSEKSTEEALKSRVNFNNVAELNRTQEGRGRGFNFQSRGRGSFRGRGRANYNQGSYNNFTPPNQGRGGTNFRPVNRGRGRGNFYQERTNFNCFHCGKYFIKNEPILTSFIVKNLDTKQQIANSK from the coding sequence ATGTCTACCCATTTGAAGGCCCAGAACCTATGGAACTTCTTTGAACCAGGTTTGCAAGAAGGAGCAGATGCTGCCCAACAAAGGAGAGATCAATTGGCGCTATCTCAAATTCATCAAGGAGTAGATTATACGGTGTTTGGCAAAATAGCAAATGCCAAAAGTGCAAAGGAAGCATGGAACACGTTGAAGCTGTCATACAAAGGTGTAGATAAAGCTCAAAAAGCAAAGCTACAGTCTTtaagaagagaatatgaaagGTACGAGATGTCTAGCTCAGAAACTGTTGAGCAATATTTTACTCGTGTTACAGATCTTGTCAATAAAATGAGAGTCTATGGAGAATATATGTCCAATAGCAAAGTGGTGAAAAAAATTCTTCGCACCATGCCGATGAAGTATGACCATGTGGTGACTACGATACTAGAGTCCCACGATATGGATACTATGACGATTGCAGAGTTGCAAGGAACCATGGAAAGCCACATCAGTAGAATACTAGAGAAGTCTGAAAAATCAACCGAGGAAGCCCTGAAAAGCCGAGTGAATTTCAACAACGTTGCAGAATTAAACCGTACACAAGAAGGACGAGGTCGTggttttaattttcaaagtAGAGGTAGAGGAAGTTTCAGAGGTAGAGGTCGTGCCAATTACAACCAAGGAAGTTACAATAATTTTACACCACCTAATCAAGGAAGAGGTGGAACAAATTTTAGGCCTGTCAACCGAGGAAGAGGTCGAGGCAATTTTTATCAAGAAAGAACCAATTTCAACTGTTTTCATTGTGGAAAGTATTTCATCAAGAACGAACCAATTTTAACTTCTTTCATTGTGAAAAATTTGGACACAAAACAACAGATTGCAAATTCAAAATGA